The Bernardetia sp. ABR2-2B DNA window ACGCATAAAAGCAGGAGAAGATTTTGCAGCCTTGGCTAAAGAATTTTCAGTAGATTTGGGTTCGGCTGCACAGGGTGGAAATTTAGGTTATAGAGAACGTGGCGAACTCGTACCTGAATATGAAGCAATGGCATTTTCACTCAAGCCTATGGAAATTTCAGAGCCAGTAGAATCAGAATTTGGCTTTCATTTGATTCAACTTTTAGAGCGACGTGGAAATTTGATTAATACTCGTCATATCCTGATTCGTCCAAAGCCTAGCGCAGAAGATATGGTTTATACCAACAAGTTTGTGGATAGTCTTCGTACTCTGATTGTAAAGGATAGTTTGACGTTTGCAAAAGCTGTTTTCGAACATTCGGCAGATAGAAACTCAAAAAATAATGGTGGGCGTATTTTGAGTCAACAAACAGGAAGTGCAAAGCTGGTAGCCGAAGATTTTGATTATAATACCTATTTGATTTTGGATACTATGAAAGTAAAATCGGTTAGTCAGCCGTTGCCATTTAGAAGTCCTGATGGAAAAGAAGCTGTTCGTTTGCTGTATTTTATAGACAAAACCAAACCTCACCAAGCCAACTTAAATGATGATTATGAAAAAATTTATCAAGCTGCCTTGAATGATGAACGTGCAAGAATGCTTGATGATTGGTTCTATACAGCCATAAAAGAACTCTACATTGATATTGATGAAGATTATAATAAATGTGGTCTTTTGGAAGGAATTTAATTTTATATTTTTAGTCATCGGCAAGGACACCGACAATGGCTAGAGAGAGAAAAATGAACCTAAAAAATGGTTTTAAGTGTGTTGCTTGAAACCATTTTTTTTATGTGACACTCGTTGACGGCGAAGCTTCAACGACGGTTTGTTTACCCTATTTTTGTTTTGCAACCGTCAACGAGACGTTGCCGTCGTTGAGGATTTTGAATATTACTTTATATCATCACAGACTTTTTGCAATCCATTATCAAAATTATCTCCACTTATATCAATACAAAGCGAGTTTCTTAAACGTCCTACTATTTGAGGAAGGTTATTTTCTAACTCTCTGTATCTACTTAAATCATTTTGTAAATCCTCTATTCTACGGTTTTTGGATAGACGCTTTTGTATTGTTGTAGAAATATCTAAAATTTCTTCTTCGACTTTATCAAGTGCATCATCAGTAAAAGACCTTTTGAAAAAAGAATCATCTTCATAAACAGCAATAAACTCTTTATTAGCTAATTTTTCTCCTGCAAAAGTAAGTACGCTTTCCATTGCTACCCAAGCAGAAAGTAAACTATTTTTAGAAACCAAAGAAAGCGTAATATCATTTTCTCGCACACATTTTTCAATGAAGGTTTTTATGTCTTCACCTGCTTTCATTGCCTCCGAATCTATCGTAACATCAACTCCTTTTGTTCTCAAAAAGTCTTTTATTTTATTTGCTACAATTTTGTCTTTGTGGTTGTAGGAAATGAAAGCAGAAGTCTTTTTTTCTTCCTTCAAACTCTCACTAATACCCTCTTGAACTTTTTGAGTTTTTGTATCTAAATCTTTTAATTCAGAATTAGAAGGGTTTTCGCCTTTTAGTTTTTGGATTTTCTGACGGTATGTTTCAAGCTCTGTTTCTAATTGTTGCAATTGCTTTTTGAGTGAAAATTTTTGATTTCCACTTGCTATTCCTAGCTCTTCTGATAAAAATTCTTGTTTCTCTAAAAGTAAATCAATCGCTTTTTTGATTCCTTTTATTTCTGTTTCCGTTCCATACGCCATAGTTTCAGTAGTTTTTTGGATGGTGGTTTTATTATTTTGTTCAATAATTGGAACAACTTCTTTGATTTTAGAACTGTTTA harbors:
- a CDS encoding peptidylprolyl isomerase, which encodes MNNFKIKFSAFLLLVGFCLIATASFSQQVADKIIVKVDNYIILKSELELSYQNYLGQQEGSGDPNARCEILRQLLFNKVMYAKAEIDSVIVLDEQVESEASNRLSTMVQRAGGDEKKLEEYLGKSLADIKEELLEPIREQLTIQKMRSEVTADAKVTPSQVRKFYKAIPKDSLPFLPAEYEVAQMLVYAKVSKQEKDRVRKQLLDIRTRIKAGEDFAALAKEFSVDLGSAAQGGNLGYRERGELVPEYEAMAFSLKPMEISEPVESEFGFHLIQLLERRGNLINTRHILIRPKPSAEDMVYTNKFVDSLRTLIVKDSLTFAKAVFEHSADRNSKNNGGRILSQQTGSAKLVAEDFDYNTYLILDTMKVKSVSQPLPFRSPDGKEAVRLLYFIDKTKPHQANLNDDYEKIYQAALNDERARMLDDWFYTAIKELYIDIDEDYNKCGLLEGI
- a CDS encoding toll/interleukin-1 receptor domain-containing protein → MTEKIAQLKKQVEAGKFQEVFDYLDLYFEENPYYQYSNLKQNISFQMSIGNPPNPMQVQSFLLFLNSSKIKEVVPIIEQNNKTTIQKTTETMAYGTETEIKGIKKAIDLLLEKQEFLSEELGIASGNQKFSLKKQLQQLETELETYRQKIQKLKGENPSNSELKDLDTKTQKVQEGISESLKEEKKTSAFISYNHKDKIVANKIKDFLRTKGVDVTIDSEAMKAGEDIKTFIEKCVRENDITLSLVSKNSLLSAWVAMESVLTFAGEKLANKEFIAVYEDDSFFKRSFTDDALDKVEEEILDISTTIQKRLSKNRRIEDLQNDLSRYRELENNLPQIVGRLRNSLCIDISGDNFDNGLQKVCDDIK